In one window of Armatimonadota bacterium DNA:
- a CDS encoding substrate-binding domain-containing protein: MCGAAALCAGCGARQKAGGTVRVSGAWALYPMMVSWAEEYQKLHPEVRIDVSAGGAGKGAADALGGLVDIGMVSRDIHPDETAKGGFWVSVVKDAVIPTANAANPVAQELAQNGVKRETFAALWVEGKALTWGDVAGRPDIADKVQVYTRSDACGAADTWAKYLGKSQEDLEGVAVYGDPGLADAVKKDPLGVGYNNLNYAYDAATGKPVAGLIPVPIDINGNGTLDADESFYSAKSDVIRAIKDGVYPSPPARDLNLLTKGKPTGLTREFILWILGDGQQFVDEAGYIQLPQEKLTASFDKLR; the protein is encoded by the coding sequence ATGTGTGGCGCGGCGGCGCTGTGCGCGGGGTGCGGCGCACGCCAGAAGGCGGGCGGCACAGTCCGCGTATCCGGCGCCTGGGCACTGTATCCGATGATGGTGAGTTGGGCCGAGGAGTACCAGAAGCTCCATCCCGAGGTACGCATTGACGTGTCGGCGGGAGGCGCGGGCAAGGGCGCGGCCGACGCCCTGGGCGGACTGGTGGATATCGGGATGGTTTCGCGCGACATCCATCCCGACGAGACGGCAAAGGGCGGGTTCTGGGTGTCGGTGGTCAAGGATGCGGTGATACCGACGGCCAATGCCGCCAACCCTGTGGCTCAGGAGTTGGCGCAAAACGGTGTGAAGAGAGAAACCTTCGCGGCGCTGTGGGTTGAAGGGAAGGCGCTCACCTGGGGAGACGTTGCCGGTCGGCCCGATATCGCGGACAAGGTGCAGGTCTACACGCGCTCAGACGCGTGCGGCGCCGCGGATACGTGGGCGAAGTATTTGGGCAAGAGCCAGGAGGACCTTGAGGGCGTGGCGGTGTACGGCGACCCCGGCCTCGCCGACGCGGTGAAGAAAGACCCTCTCGGCGTCGGCTACAACAACCTCAACTACGCATACGACGCGGCCACCGGCAAGCCGGTGGCGGGCCTGATCCCGGTGCCGATTGACATCAACGGCAACGGCACGCTCGACGCCGACGAGAGTTTCTACTCCGCCAAGTCGGATGTGATTCGCGCGATCAAGGACGGGGTGTATCCCTCCCCGCCCGCGCGCGACCTCAACCTTCTCACCAAGGGCAAGCCGACCGGGCTGACGCGCGAGTTCATTCTGTGGATTCTGGGCGATGGGCAGCAGTTCGTGGACGAAGCCGGCTACATCCAGCTCCCGCAAGAGAAGCTCACCGCGAGCTTCGACAAGCTGCGTTGA
- the iorA gene encoding indolepyruvate ferredoxin oxidoreductase subunit alpha: protein MRFLSGNEAIARGAYEAGVKLAAAYPGTPSTEILEALATYDGIHAQWSPNEKVALDVAFGAALGGVRAMAAMKHVGLNVAADSLFTISYTGSTAGLVVISADDPAMHSSQNEQDNRHYARAAKVPMLEPADSQEAKDFVLEAFRISEEFDTPVLLRTTTRISHGKSVVRLGKPVSAAPRHFERDTRKYVMIPGHARPRHVVVEERLERLREFSNRSPLNRVEMGDPSIGIIAAGVAYQYARDARPDAWLLRLGMSYPLPDELIRDFASRVKRLYVIEELDPFLETEIAAMGIKVRGKPPAMQLGELDAGAVAAALGGRSPRTQPVADLPGRPPVLCPGCPHSGVFHVLRKLKAVVAGDIGCYTLSVLPPLECMDTCVCMGASVGHASGLERAFAVAGDERPVVAALGDSTFVHAGITPLIDVVYNQGCTTVIILDNRTTAMTGRQNHPATGRTARGEETHELDLEALCRACGVDDVAVADPYDLGALEQTLKRAISARHPSVVITRRECVLLTRGARRIPARVIEDACVACGLCLSLGCPALGGTPTGPKGRLKPVVAVELCAGCGLCAQICRHEAIVMERI from the coding sequence ATCAGATTCCTGTCGGGTAACGAGGCCATCGCACGCGGGGCCTACGAGGCCGGCGTCAAGCTGGCCGCCGCCTATCCAGGCACGCCGAGCACCGAGATCCTCGAAGCGCTGGCGACGTACGACGGCATCCACGCCCAGTGGTCGCCGAATGAGAAGGTCGCGCTCGACGTCGCGTTCGGCGCGGCGCTGGGCGGCGTGCGCGCGATGGCTGCGATGAAGCATGTCGGCCTCAACGTCGCCGCCGACTCGCTGTTCACCATCTCGTACACCGGGTCCACCGCAGGCCTGGTTGTCATCAGCGCCGACGACCCGGCGATGCACAGCTCGCAGAACGAGCAGGATAACCGCCACTACGCCCGCGCCGCGAAGGTGCCCATGCTCGAGCCGGCCGACAGCCAGGAGGCCAAGGACTTCGTGCTCGAAGCGTTTCGCATCAGCGAAGAGTTCGACACGCCGGTCCTGCTGCGCACCACGACGCGCATCTCCCACGGCAAGTCGGTCGTGCGCCTGGGCAAGCCGGTGTCTGCGGCGCCACGACACTTCGAGCGGGACACGCGCAAATACGTCATGATACCCGGCCACGCGCGGCCGCGGCACGTGGTCGTCGAGGAACGGCTCGAGCGGCTGCGGGAGTTCTCCAACCGCTCGCCGCTCAACCGCGTCGAGATGGGCGACCCCAGCATCGGGATCATCGCTGCGGGCGTCGCGTACCAGTACGCGCGCGACGCGCGCCCCGACGCGTGGTTACTTAGGCTGGGCATGTCCTACCCGCTGCCCGACGAGTTGATTCGTGATTTCGCGTCGCGGGTCAAGCGGCTCTACGTCATAGAGGAACTCGACCCGTTCCTGGAAACCGAGATCGCGGCGATGGGCATTAAGGTGCGCGGCAAGCCGCCGGCGATGCAACTCGGCGAGCTGGACGCGGGCGCCGTCGCCGCGGCGCTTGGGGGCAGATCGCCGAGAACGCAACCCGTCGCAGATCTGCCGGGCCGCCCGCCGGTGCTGTGTCCCGGGTGCCCGCACAGCGGCGTGTTCCATGTCTTGCGCAAGCTCAAGGCCGTCGTCGCCGGCGACATCGGCTGCTATACATTGAGCGTCTTGCCGCCGCTGGAGTGCATGGACACCTGCGTCTGCATGGGCGCCTCGGTCGGTCATGCCTCCGGGCTGGAGCGCGCGTTCGCCGTGGCCGGAGACGAGCGGCCGGTGGTGGCGGCGCTCGGCGATTCCACGTTTGTCCACGCTGGTATCACGCCGCTCATTGACGTCGTGTACAACCAGGGCTGCACAACCGTCATCATCCTCGATAATAGAACCACGGCCATGACCGGGCGGCAGAACCATCCTGCTACCGGCCGCACCGCGCGCGGCGAGGAAACGCACGAACTGGATCTCGAGGCGCTCTGCCGCGCGTGCGGCGTGGACGACGTGGCGGTGGCTGATCCGTACGACCTGGGCGCGCTCGAACAAACGCTGAAGCGGGCGATATCGGCCCGGCATCCGTCGGTCGTGATCACGCGCCGCGAATGCGTGCTACTGACGCGAGGCGCGCGGCGTATCCCCGCGCGCGTGATCGAGGATGCCTGCGTCGCGTGCGGGCTGTGCCTCAGCCTGGGGTGTCCCGCGCTGGGCGGCACGCCAACCGGGCCCAAGGGTCGCCTCAAGCCGGTTGTGGCGGTCGAGCTGTGCGCTGGATGCGGCCTGTGCGCGCAGATTTGCCGCCACGAGGCGATTGTGATGGAGCGGATATGA
- a CDS encoding indolepyruvate oxidoreductase subunit beta: protein MSSATTSIMMAGVGGQGIILASEVLCHALMHAGLDVKKSEVHGMAQRGGSVRTDVRFGDKIYAPLISAGAADILVAFEQLEALRYLHFLRPDGLVLVSAECIAPLTVLTGPHPYPESIPDRVAESGAAVQLVDAPAIAERAGNVRTAGIALMGALSNHIAVPAAAWRKAILSLVPERFRDVNLDAFRRGRRAKPRGLNAP from the coding sequence ATGAGCAGTGCGACGACGAGCATCATGATGGCCGGCGTGGGCGGTCAGGGCATCATCCTGGCGAGCGAGGTGCTGTGCCATGCGCTTATGCACGCCGGGCTCGACGTCAAGAAGAGCGAAGTGCACGGCATGGCGCAGCGCGGGGGGAGCGTGCGCACCGACGTCCGCTTCGGCGACAAGATCTACGCGCCGCTGATATCCGCCGGCGCCGCGGACATTCTGGTGGCGTTCGAGCAGCTGGAGGCGTTGCGCTACCTGCATTTCCTGCGGCCTGACGGGCTGGTGCTGGTGAGCGCGGAGTGCATCGCGCCGCTCACGGTCTTGACCGGACCGCACCCCTATCCGGAGAGCATTCCCGATCGGGTCGCTGAAAGCGGGGCGGCAGTCCAACTCGTTGACGCGCCGGCGATAGCGGAGCGGGCGGGCAACGTTCGCACCGCCGGCATCGCGCTCATGGGGGCGCTGTCCAATCACATCGCGGTGCCAGCCGCCGCGTGGCGCAAGGCGATCCTGTCGCTCGTGCCCGAGCGCTTCCGGGACGTCAATCTCGACGCGTTCAGGCGCGGGCGCCGCGCGAAGCCGCGGGGCCTGAACGCCCCCTAG
- a CDS encoding phenylacetate--CoA ligase: protein MAMWKPEIETMPRADVLQLQLERLQAATNRAYKNVAFYRKKFDELGIVPEQIQSLDDLRRLPLTTKDDLRQAYPYGMFGVPLREVVRVHASSGTTGHPTVCGYTRRDLQTWSELVARVMTAGGVTHDDVVQICFGYGLFTGAFGLHYGAELIGASVIPASSGNTERQIVLMQDFRTTALVGTPSYALRITEVMDEMRVTPSELSLRVGLFGAEPWSERIRSELEKRLHISATDNYGLSEVMGPGVAGECDRKDGLHVSEDHFIAEVIDPGTGEPLSLGEEGELVLTTLTKEALPLIRYRTRDVTRLNAEPCACGRTLMRMARVQTRTDDMLIVRGVNVYPSQIEAVLAEIEGLEPHYQIVLDRVGAMDQMEVWVEVPAELFGDAVASLRQMEERIAERMRSVLGLSPKIRLVEPRSLQRFEGKSQRVIDKRN, encoded by the coding sequence ATGGCCATGTGGAAACCCGAAATCGAAACCATGCCGCGGGCCGATGTGCTCCAACTGCAGTTGGAGCGGCTCCAGGCAGCGACCAATCGGGCGTACAAGAACGTCGCCTTCTACCGCAAGAAGTTCGACGAACTCGGGATCGTGCCGGAGCAGATTCAGTCGCTTGACGATCTGCGTCGCTTGCCGCTGACGACCAAGGATGATCTGCGACAGGCGTATCCCTACGGGATGTTCGGGGTGCCCCTGCGCGAGGTAGTGCGCGTCCACGCCTCCTCGGGCACGACCGGTCATCCGACCGTGTGCGGCTACACGCGGCGCGACTTGCAGACGTGGAGCGAACTCGTGGCGCGCGTCATGACCGCGGGCGGAGTGACGCACGACGACGTGGTGCAGATCTGCTTCGGGTACGGGCTGTTCACCGGCGCGTTCGGCCTGCACTACGGGGCGGAACTGATCGGCGCCTCGGTGATCCCCGCCTCGAGCGGCAACACCGAACGGCAGATCGTGCTGATGCAGGATTTCCGTACCACCGCGCTGGTTGGCACCCCGAGCTACGCGCTGCGGATTACCGAGGTCATGGATGAGATGCGCGTGACGCCAAGCGAACTCTCGCTACGGGTGGGGCTGTTCGGCGCCGAGCCGTGGTCGGAACGAATCCGCAGTGAGCTGGAGAAACGGCTCCACATCAGCGCGACCGACAACTACGGTCTGTCGGAGGTAATGGGGCCCGGCGTCGCCGGCGAGTGCGACCGTAAGGACGGACTGCACGTCAGCGAGGACCATTTCATCGCCGAGGTCATAGATCCGGGGACAGGGGAACCGCTGTCCCTCGGCGAAGAAGGAGAACTGGTGCTGACGACGCTCACGAAGGAGGCGCTGCCGCTGATTCGGTATCGCACGCGCGACGTGACGCGGCTGAACGCGGAGCCGTGCGCGTGCGGCAGGACCCTGATGCGGATGGCGCGGGTACAGACGCGCACCGACGACATGCTCATCGTGCGCGGCGTCAACGTCTATCCGTCGCAGATCGAGGCGGTGCTGGCGGAGATCGAGGGGCTGGAGCCGCATTACCAAATCGTGCTCGATCGAGTGGGCGCGATGGATCAGATGGAGGTATGGGTGGAGGTGCCCGCCGAGCTGTTCGGCGACGCGGTGGCGAGCCTGCGTCAGATGGAGGAGCGCATCGCCGAGCGCATGCGGTCGGTACTGGGGCTATCGCCAAAGATCCGTCTGGTCGAGCCGCGCAGCCTGCAGCGCTTTGAGGGGAAGTCACAGCGGGTCATTGATAAGCGGAACTGA
- a CDS encoding branched-chain amino acid ABC transporter permease has product MARRPRTWTVLGVFGAVLLVAPLIVRQPYHQNVIVFIGISALAAAGLNLLMGYAGQVSLGHAAFCGMGGYATAVLTVNHQVNPWLAMAIGVAVTCALAWIIGTPTLRLHGHYLAIATLGFGVIVHIIFVEWRALTGGVSGIPGVPDLQLAGIALDSHMRFYYFVWGCVFLVLIAFANLQHSRPGRALRAIRSSELAAETAGINTARYKLAVFVLSAGLAALAGSMWVHYINFANPDRFGFLYSIELLVMAVLGGLGNIWGPIVGAGVITILSQVLRPLGELDVAAFGLVTMLVLIFLPQGITTGLGTLVQRLRAPRRVGAGDGDGGP; this is encoded by the coding sequence ATGGCCCGACGACCGAGAACCTGGACGGTGCTGGGCGTGTTCGGGGCGGTGCTGCTGGTGGCGCCGCTGATCGTCCGCCAGCCCTATCACCAGAACGTGATAGTCTTCATCGGCATCAGCGCTCTCGCCGCTGCCGGCCTCAACCTGCTGATGGGGTACGCCGGGCAAGTCTCGCTCGGGCACGCCGCGTTCTGCGGCATGGGCGGCTACGCTACCGCAGTGCTGACCGTCAACCACCAGGTCAACCCATGGCTGGCGATGGCCATTGGCGTGGCGGTGACGTGCGCGCTCGCGTGGATCATCGGCACGCCGACGTTGCGCCTCCACGGGCACTACCTGGCGATCGCCACTCTCGGCTTCGGCGTGATCGTCCACATCATCTTCGTCGAGTGGCGCGCGCTCACCGGGGGCGTGTCGGGCATCCCGGGCGTGCCGGATCTTCAGCTTGCCGGCATCGCCTTGGACAGCCACATGCGTTTCTACTACTTCGTGTGGGGCTGCGTGTTTCTGGTTCTGATCGCGTTCGCCAATCTCCAGCATTCGCGGCCCGGCCGCGCACTGCGCGCCATCCGCAGCAGCGAGCTGGCGGCGGAAACCGCCGGCATCAACACCGCTCGGTACAAGCTTGCGGTGTTCGTTCTCAGCGCGGGGCTGGCGGCGCTCGCGGGGAGCATGTGGGTGCACTACATCAACTTCGCCAACCCCGACCGCTTTGGTTTCCTCTACTCGATCGAGCTTCTGGTCATGGCCGTGCTCGGCGGCTTGGGCAATATCTGGGGGCCGATCGTGGGCGCGGGGGTGATTACCATCCTGAGCCAGGTGCTGCGGCCGCTGGGCGAACTCGACGTGGCCGCGTTTGGCCTGGTGACGATGTTGGTGCTCATCTTCCTGCCGCAGGGGATAACGACGGGGCTGGGCACACTCGTGCAACGGCTGCGCGCTCCGCGGCGCGTCGGAGCAGGGGATGGCGATGGGGGACCGTGA
- a CDS encoding aldo/keto reductase, translated as MRTAKLGRTGLEVLRLGCGGIPIIHVPFDDAVAVVRAALDAGVNYFDNARAYGDSEEKMGTALEGRRDEIVLATKTHARDAAEALEHIETSLRSLRTDRVDILQLHDVSTIGDYDKVMGPGGALEAAKKAQEQGKTRFIGMSSHNPDCLRRAIASGEFDTVLLTYNIGTLWTEPIMAEAQKKDVGVVVMKPMSGGAFFRLSAEQEDSMPTITPEETLRFVLLNQDVDVALSGFKQLDEVPQNMAVLDNLKPLSEEDRARLIKFGEDIGQVYCRGCTYCMPCTVEIDIPAVLAILDHSERFSYEWPTHRRKYAELEVKPTECAECGECEERCPFDVPIMERLKKAAEKFDKPY; from the coding sequence GTGCGTACCGCAAAGCTTGGCCGCACCGGCCTGGAGGTCTTACGCCTGGGCTGCGGCGGCATACCGATCATCCATGTTCCGTTCGACGACGCCGTGGCGGTCGTCCGCGCCGCGCTCGACGCTGGGGTGAATTACTTCGACAACGCGCGAGCGTACGGCGACAGCGAAGAGAAGATGGGCACGGCGCTGGAGGGGCGGCGCGACGAGATCGTGCTCGCCACGAAGACGCACGCGCGAGACGCTGCAGAGGCCCTCGAACATATCGAGACCAGCCTGCGGAGTCTGCGCACCGATCGCGTTGACATCCTGCAGCTGCACGACGTGAGCACCATCGGCGACTACGACAAGGTCATGGGGCCGGGCGGTGCGCTGGAGGCGGCGAAGAAGGCACAGGAGCAGGGCAAGACGCGCTTCATCGGCATGTCCAGCCATAACCCGGACTGCCTGCGCCGCGCGATCGCGAGCGGCGAGTTCGACACCGTGCTGCTGACATACAACATCGGGACGTTGTGGACCGAGCCCATCATGGCTGAGGCGCAGAAGAAAGACGTCGGCGTGGTGGTGATGAAGCCGATGTCCGGCGGGGCGTTCTTCAGGCTGTCGGCGGAGCAGGAGGACAGCATGCCGACAATCACACCCGAGGAGACGCTGCGGTTCGTGCTTCTCAACCAGGACGTGGACGTGGCGCTGTCGGGCTTCAAGCAGCTTGACGAAGTGCCGCAGAACATGGCGGTGCTGGACAACCTGAAGCCGTTGTCCGAGGAGGATCGGGCGCGCCTCATCAAGTTCGGCGAGGACATTGGGCAGGTGTACTGCCGCGGGTGCACGTACTGCATGCCGTGCACGGTCGAGATTGACATCCCCGCGGTGCTTGCCATCCTCGATCACAGCGAGCGGTTCTCGTACGAGTGGCCGACGCACCGGCGCAAGTACGCGGAGCTGGAGGTCAAGCCCACGGAGTGCGCGGAGTGCGGGGAGTGCGAGGAGCGCTGCCCGTTCGACGTGCCGATCATGGAGCGGCTGAAGAAGGCGGCGGAGAAGTTCGACAAGCCGTATTGA
- a CDS encoding ABC transporter ATP-binding protein, with amino-acid sequence MLRVTSAVTYYDRVRALKGVSLHVGHGEVVAMIGANGAGKSTVLRTITGATPAASGTVVFEDRDITRATPEHIVALGVSHVPEGRQLLYPMSVADHLQLGAYRWPRRDKREAMGGLLERIYELFPVLRERHAQAAGTLSGGEQQMLTIARALMARPKLILFDEPSVGLAPMVAREIFTTISRLREQRITVLLVEQNARAALDICDRGYVLETGRVVLEGTAQELKEDREVQRAYLGRGYRRVEENRT; translated from the coding sequence ATGCTGAGGGTGACCAGCGCCGTCACCTACTACGACCGGGTGCGCGCGCTCAAAGGGGTATCGCTGCACGTCGGGCACGGCGAAGTCGTGGCTATGATTGGGGCCAATGGCGCGGGCAAGAGCACCGTGCTGCGCACCATTACCGGCGCCACTCCAGCCGCGAGCGGCACCGTCGTCTTCGAGGATCGCGACATCACGCGGGCGACGCCGGAGCACATCGTGGCACTCGGCGTCAGCCATGTGCCCGAAGGCCGCCAATTGCTCTACCCGATGTCGGTCGCCGATCACCTGCAGCTTGGCGCATACCGCTGGCCGCGTCGAGACAAGCGCGAGGCGATGGGCGGCCTGCTCGAACGCATCTACGAACTGTTCCCGGTTCTCCGCGAGCGTCATGCCCAGGCCGCGGGGACGCTCAGCGGCGGCGAGCAGCAGATGCTGACCATCGCGCGCGCGCTGATGGCGCGGCCCAAACTGATCTTGTTCGACGAGCCGTCGGTGGGCCTGGCGCCGATGGTGGCGCGCGAGATCTTCACCACCATCAGCCGCCTGCGCGAACAGCGCATAACCGTGCTCCTCGTCGAACAGAACGCCCGCGCGGCGCTCGACATCTGCGACCGCGGGTACGTGCTCGAGACCGGACGCGTCGTGCTCGAAGGCACCGCGCAGGAGCTCAAGGAGGACCGCGAAGTGCAGCGCGCGTATCTGGGAAGAGGATATCGCCGCGTGGAGGAAAACCGAACATAG
- a CDS encoding ABC transporter ATP-binding protein — MGDRDLAREGSGGEAILEARALTRRFGGLVAVAEVDLTVSRGEVAAIIGPNGAGKTTIFNMLSGVLRPTSGTIHFRGRRIDGVSPHTIAALGLARTFQNVHLFEQMSVLDNVMVGRHARTRSGFLDAALALPRAKREEREGREMCMEVLEFVGLADRANDDATSLPFGQQRLAEIARAVVAEPQLVLLDEPAAGLNTRERAELAEVITALPQRGITPLLVDHDMDLVMDISHQVSVLNRGEKIAEGAPRHVQSDPAVIEAYLGEELDAC; from the coding sequence ATGGGGGACCGTGACCTCGCGAGAGAGGGTAGTGGCGGGGAAGCGATCCTCGAGGCGCGTGCCCTGACCAGACGCTTCGGCGGCCTGGTGGCGGTCGCGGAAGTGGATCTCACCGTCTCCCGCGGTGAAGTCGCCGCGATCATCGGCCCCAACGGCGCGGGCAAGACGACGATCTTCAACATGCTGTCGGGGGTGCTGCGGCCGACATCGGGGACGATCCATTTTCGGGGGCGGCGGATTGACGGCGTGTCCCCGCACACCATCGCCGCGCTGGGGCTTGCGCGCACCTTCCAGAACGTGCACCTATTCGAGCAGATGTCGGTGCTCGACAACGTGATGGTCGGGCGGCACGCGCGTACGCGCAGCGGGTTCCTCGACGCGGCCTTGGCTCTGCCGCGCGCCAAGCGAGAGGAGCGCGAGGGCCGCGAGATGTGCATGGAGGTGCTCGAGTTCGTCGGCCTCGCGGACCGCGCGAACGACGATGCCACGAGCCTGCCGTTCGGGCAGCAGCGGCTGGCGGAGATCGCGCGCGCCGTCGTCGCCGAGCCGCAACTCGTGCTGCTGGACGAACCCGCCGCCGGCCTCAACACGCGCGAGCGCGCCGAGCTGGCGGAGGTAATCACCGCGCTGCCGCAGCGGGGGATCACGCCGCTGCTGGTGGATCACGACATGGACCTGGTGATGGACATCTCGCACCAGGTCTCGGTGCTCAACCGCGGCGAGAAGATCGCGGAGGGTGCGCCGCGACACGTGCAATCGGATCCCGCGGTGATCGAGGCCTACCTGGGGGAGGAACTAGACGCATGCTGA
- the pstC gene encoding phosphate ABC transporter permease subunit PstC, producing MAAPTVLSVVLVFATALALLIKAWPILATKSLGHLLVSSSWHPLRGEFGFYPFIIGTLWVTGLAMAISVPICLLTAVYLAEYAGRRMRAVAKPLVDLLAGIPPVVYGLWGVLAVVPVVGEIGSRMGAGATGYTVLAGGIVLAIMVFPIVISVTDEVLRSVPIEAREASLALGATKWQTVKRVVIPSVMSGVAAAIVLGFSRAFGETMAVLMVVGNVAKPPHSVFDPAYPLPALIANNYGEMMSIRLYDSAIMLAALILLVVVLVFNVLAALVLRRVERGMA from the coding sequence ATGGCGGCACCCACGGTGTTGTCCGTGGTGCTCGTCTTCGCGACCGCGCTCGCGCTGTTGATCAAAGCGTGGCCCATCCTTGCGACGAAGTCGCTCGGTCATCTCCTGGTTTCCTCGTCGTGGCATCCGCTGAGAGGAGAGTTCGGCTTCTACCCCTTCATCATCGGCACGTTGTGGGTCACCGGGCTGGCGATGGCGATCAGCGTTCCCATCTGCCTGCTCACCGCAGTGTACCTCGCCGAGTACGCGGGGAGGCGCATGCGCGCGGTGGCGAAGCCGCTGGTGGATCTGCTGGCGGGCATTCCTCCGGTGGTCTATGGCTTGTGGGGCGTGCTCGCGGTGGTTCCGGTGGTGGGCGAGATCGGGTCTCGCATGGGGGCGGGAGCGACCGGCTACACGGTGCTCGCCGGGGGCATTGTGCTCGCGATCATGGTGTTTCCGATTGTCATCTCGGTGACCGATGAGGTGTTGCGGTCGGTGCCGATTGAGGCGCGCGAGGCGTCGCTCGCCCTGGGAGCGACGAAGTGGCAGACGGTGAAGCGTGTGGTCATACCGAGCGTGATGTCCGGCGTCGCGGCGGCGATCGTCCTCGGTTTCTCGCGTGCGTTCGGCGAGACGATGGCGGTGCTCATGGTGGTGGGCAACGTCGCGAAGCCGCCGCACTCGGTATTTGACCCGGCGTACCCGCTGCCGGCACTGATCGCCAACAACTACGGGGAGATGATGAGCATCCGGCTGTATGACTCGGCGATCATGCTTGCGGCGTTGATCCTGCTGGTGGTCGTGCTCGTCTTCAACGTGCTCGCGGCGCTCGTGCTGCGCAGAGTGGAACGAGGGATGGCGTAG
- a CDS encoding SUMF1/EgtB/PvdO family nonheme iron enzyme — translation MNAKRTRTKWRCGGRHSGMTVALGRWILCASVLLGMPLVWIPVALCEPPTAERAQPVAAQKDRAATRIRRNPVDRAEMVRVPPGSFRYGGASSRGAIVERLQPLRPGETRLAGFWIYKYEVTNEMYRKFVDATGHKYRPTWWTTECPLWPGDVIFGKPAGGPDPEIWEQIRHYPVFVRCQDAQAYCEWAKGRLPTELEWEKAARGTDGRRFPWGNERLPSLLDNPWIGAVGTHADDVSPYGAVEMFSNALEWTATKADADRMVVRGSLTPYLWDPQENDARSFWKGRSVAERRAEYPEAQYYPPRPAGDAEYWGVGEQEIGFRCVRGRQSTTQ, via the coding sequence ATGAATGCGAAGCGGACGCGAACCAAGTGGCGCTGCGGCGGCCGACACTCCGGGATGACGGTAGCGCTGGGCCGTTGGATCCTCTGCGCGTCTGTTCTGCTCGGGATGCCCCTGGTCTGGATTCCAGTGGCGTTGTGCGAGCCGCCGACGGCGGAAAGGGCTCAACCGGTCGCGGCGCAGAAAGACCGCGCGGCCACCAGGATCCGACGCAATCCGGTTGACCGAGCGGAGATGGTACGCGTCCCACCGGGGAGTTTTCGATATGGCGGCGCGAGCAGCCGGGGCGCGATAGTGGAAAGACTGCAGCCGCTTCGCCCGGGCGAGACCCGTCTCGCGGGATTCTGGATCTACAAGTACGAAGTGACCAACGAAATGTACCGTAAGTTTGTCGACGCAACCGGCCACAAGTACCGACCAACGTGGTGGACGACGGAGTGTCCACTGTGGCCAGGCGACGTGATATTCGGGAAGCCGGCCGGCGGACCCGACCCGGAAATCTGGGAACAGATTCGGCACTACCCCGTATTCGTCAGATGTCAAGATGCACAGGCGTACTGCGAGTGGGCGAAGGGCCGACTTCCAACCGAACTGGAGTGGGAGAAGGCTGCGCGGGGAACCGACGGGCGAAGATTTCCCTGGGGCAATGAGCGACTGCCCTCGCTGCTTGATAATCCATGGATCGGCGCCGTGGGCACACATGCCGATGATGTGAGCCCATATGGCGCGGTTGAGATGTTCAGCAATGCGCTGGAGTGGACTGCCACCAAAGCGGACGCGGATCGAATGGTGGTGCGCGGAAGCCTGACGCCATACCTCTGGGATCCACAAGAGAATGATGCGCGTTCGTTCTGGAAGGGGCGCAGCGTCGCCGAGCGGCGAGCCGAATATCCCGAGGCCCAGTACTATCCGCCTCGCCCCGCGGGCGACGCGGAATATTGGGGAGTAGGCGAGCAGGAGATCGGCTTCCGATGCGTGCGGGGCAGACAGAGTACGACGCAGTGA